A part of Dreissena polymorpha isolate Duluth1 chromosome 13, UMN_Dpol_1.0, whole genome shotgun sequence genomic DNA contains:
- the LOC127856430 gene encoding uncharacterized transmembrane protein DDB_G0285607-like — MADLQSISNSFSSDFSNSSNFSNSINHCSSENNNSSSNQPSSSNNHPSNNNRSKNKSSNNNQILNQIVKTYLSTGHNYGPAAIRHHWHNRCQ; from the exons ATGGCGGACTTACAGAGCATTAGCAACAGTTTCAGCAGCGACTTCTCCAACAGCAGCAACTTCTCCAACAGCATCAACCACTGCAGCAGCGAAAACAACAACTCCAGCAGCAATCAacccagcagcagcaacaaccaCCCCAGTAACAACAACCGCAGCAAAAACAAATCCAGCAACAACAACCAGATCCTCAACCAGATTGTCAAGACCTACCTGTCAACAGGACATAATTATG gCCCAGCTGCTATTAGACATCACTGGCATAACAGATGCCAGTAA